In Citrus sinensis cultivar Valencia sweet orange chromosome 2, DVS_A1.0, whole genome shotgun sequence, a single genomic region encodes these proteins:
- the LOC102610448 gene encoding alpha-dioxygenase PIOX-like isoform X1, producing MEFLKNLFTAPLHRFIHKDFHEVVSRMTLIDKFLFLIVHSMDKLGILWHRLPVFVGLFYLGLRRHLHQEYNLFNVGKTPAGVRFNPADYPYRTANGEYNDPFNEGAGSEGTFFGRNILPADQKHKLLKPDPLVVATKFLSRRSFKDTGKQFNMIAATWIQFMIHDWIDHLEDTNQVELVAPREVADKCPLSSFKFYKTKEVPTGFYEIKEGHLNVRTPWWDGSGIYGSNTERLHKLRTFKDGKLKIAKDGLLLHDQNGVAVTGDVRNTWAGLSTLQALFVKEHNAVCDALKREDPDLGDEELYRHARLVTSAVIAKVHTIDWTVELLKTDTLLAGMRINWYGILGKKFKDTFGHVGGAILGGFVGMKKPENHGVPYSLTEEFTSVYRMHALLPDTLNLRDIDAQPGPNKSPPSAEKVPMENLVGHKGEKALSAIGFEKRIVSMGHQACGALELWNYPLWLRDLIPQNTDGTDRPDHVDLPALEVYRDRERKAARYNEFRRALLLIPISKWEDLTEDKEAIEVLNEVYGDDVEELDLQVGLMAEKKIKGFAISETAFVIFLLMASRRLEADRFFTSSFNEETYTKKGLEWVNTTESLKDVLHRHYPEITEKWMNSTSAFSVWDSPPNSHNPIPLYLRVPQ from the exons atggaatttCTGAAGAATCTTTTTACAGCACCTCTGCATCGTTTCATCCACAAAGACTTCCATGAAGTTGTCTCCAGGATGACTCTCATCGACAAATTTCTCTTCCTC ATTGTGCACTCCATGGATAAGCTGGGAATATTATGGCACCGGTTGCCCGTGtttgttggtttattttatctggGACTTCGACGACACCTTCACCAGGAGTACAACTTGTTCAACGTCGGGAAAACCCCGGCAGGTGTTCGGTTTAATCCGGCGGATTATCCGTACCGGACCGCCAATGGCGAATATAACGATCCCTTCAATGAAGGTGCTGGCAGTGAAGGAACTTTCTTTGGGAGGAATATTCTCCCTGCTGATCAGAAACACAag CTTCTGAAACCAGATCCATTGGTAGTTGCCACAAAATTTCTATCACGAAGAAGTTTCAAAGACACAGGAAAGCAATTTAATATGATAGCAGCTACTTGGATTCAGTTTATGATACATGATTGGATTGATCATTTGGAAGATACCAATCag GTTGAGCTGGTGGCGCCCAGAGAAGTGGCAGACAAATGCCCTCTTAGTTCATTCAAATTCTACAAGACAAAGGAGGTTCCAACCGGCTTTTATGAAATCAAAGAGGGCCACTTGAACGTTCGTACTCCCTGGTG GGATGGAAGTGGTATATACGGAAGCAACACAGAGAGATTGCATAAATTGAGGACTTTCAAGGACGGGAAGCTGAAGATAGCAAAAGATGGGCTTCTTCTCCATGACCAAAATGGAGTTGCTGTAACAGGAGATGTTCGCAATACTTGGGCTGGTCTCTCAACATTACAGGCTCTTTTCGTTAAAGAGCACAATGCAGTTTGTGACGCCCTCAAG AGGGAAGATCCAGATTTGGGAGATGAAGAGCTTTACCGCCATGCAAGGCTAGTGACTTCAGCTGTGATTGCTAAAGTTCATACCATTGATTGGACTGTGGAGCTCCTCAAAACCGACACCCTGCTTGCGGGGATGCGGATCAACTG GTATGGAATTCTGggaaagaaattcaaagacaCATTTGGGCACGTTGGAGGAGCCATCTTGGGAGGCTTTGTGGGCATGAAGAAGCCTGAAAATCATGGGGTCCCTTACTCATTGACCGAGGAATTCACCAGCGTTTACCGCATGCACGCGCTTCTACCAGATACCCTCAATCTCAGGGACATCGACGCGCAACCGGGACCCAATAAATCTCCTCCGTCGGCTGAGAA GGTGCCTATGGAAAATTTGGTTGGACACAAGGGAGAAAAGGCCTTATCAGCCATTGGATTTGAGAAGCGAATAGTTTCAATGGGTCACCAAGCTTGTGGGGCATTGGAGCTTTGGAATTATCCTCTCTGGCTAAGGGACCTTATTCCGCAAAATACGGACGGCACGGATAGGCCTGATCATGTGGACCTACCAGCTCTTGAAG TATACAGGGACAGGGAGAGAAAAGCTGCTAGGTACAATGAGTTCCGTAGGGCTCTGCTCTTAATTCCTATCTCCAAGTGGGAAGATCTGACGGAGGATAAGGAAGCGATTGAAGTGCTTAATGAAGTGTACGGTGACGATGTTGAAGAGCTTGACCTTCAAGTAGGCCTCATGgcagagaaaaagataaaggGTTTCGCTATCAGCGAGACCGCTTTTGTAATCTTCCTATTGATGGCGTCCAG GAGACTTGAAGCCGACAGGTTCTTCACAAGCAGTTTCAATGAGGAGACATACACGAAGAAAGGACTTGAGTGGGTGAACACCACGGAGAGCCTGAAGGATGTATTGCATCGTCATTATCCTGAAATTACAGAGAAATGGATGAACTCGACAAGTGCTTTCTCGGTCTGGGACTCACCTCCAAATTCTCACAATCCCATCCCTCTTTATCTTCGCGTTCCTCAGTGA
- the LOC102610448 gene encoding alpha-dioxygenase PIOX-like isoform X2: MEFLKNLFTAPLHHFIHKDFHEVVSRMTLIDKFLFLIVHSMDKLGILWHRLPVFVGLFYLGLRRHLHQEYNLFNVGKTPAGVRFNPADYPYRTANGEYNDPFNEGAGSEGTFFGRNILPADQKHKLLKPDPLVVATKFLSRRSFKDTGKQFNMIAATWIQFMIHDWIDHLEDTNQVELVAPREVADKCPLSSFKFYKTKEVPTGFYEIKEGHLNVRTPWWDGSGIYGSNTERLHKLRTFKDGKLKIAKDGLLLHDQNGVAVTGDVRNTWAGLSTLQALFVKEHNAVCDALKREDPDLGDEELYRHARLVTSAVIAKVHTIDWTVELLKTDTLLAGMRINWYGILGKKFKDTFGHVGGAILGGFVGMKKPENHGVPYSLTEEFTSVYRMHALLPDTLNLRDIDAQPGPNKSPPSAEKVPMENLVGHKGEKALSAIGFEKRIVSMGHQACGALELWNYPLWLRDLIPQNTDGTDRPDHVDLPALEVYRDRERKAARYNEFRRALLLIPISKWEDLTEDKEAIEVLNEVYGDDVEELDLQVGLMAEKKIKGFAISETAFVIFLLMASRRLEADRFFTSSFNEETYTKKGLEWVNTTESLKDVLHRHYPEITEKWMNSTSAFSVWDSPPNSHNPIPLYLRVPQ, translated from the exons atggaatttCTGAAGAATCTCTTCACAGCACCTCTGCATCATTTCATCCACAAAGACTTCCATGAAGTTGTCTCCAGGATGACTCTCATCGACAAATTTCTCTTCCTC ATTGTGCACTCCATGGATAAGCTGGGAATATTATGGCACCGGTTGCCCGTGtttgttggtttattttatctggGACTTCGACGACACCTTCACCAGGAGTACAACTTGTTCAACGTCGGGAAAACCCCGGCAGGTGTTCGGTTTAATCCGGCGGATTATCCGTACCGGACCGCCAATGGCGAATATAACGATCCCTTCAATGAAGGTGCTGGCAGTGAAGGAACTTTCTTTGGGAGGAATATTCTCCCTGCTGATCAGAAACACAag CTTCTGAAACCAGATCCATTGGTAGTTGCCACAAAATTTCTATCACGAAGAAGTTTCAAAGACACAGGAAAGCAATTTAATATGATAGCAGCTACTTGGATTCAGTTTATGATACATGATTGGATTGATCATTTGGAAGATACCAATCag GTTGAGCTGGTGGCGCCCAGAGAAGTGGCAGACAAATGCCCTCTTAGTTCATTCAAATTCTACAAGACAAAGGAGGTTCCAACCGGCTTTTATGAAATCAAAGAGGGCCACTTGAACGTTCGTACTCCCTGGTG GGATGGAAGTGGTATATACGGAAGCAACACAGAGAGATTGCATAAATTGAGGACTTTCAAGGACGGGAAGCTGAAGATAGCAAAAGATGGGCTTCTTCTCCATGACCAAAATGGAGTTGCTGTAACAGGAGATGTTCGCAATACTTGGGCTGGTCTCTCAACATTACAGGCTCTTTTCGTTAAAGAGCACAATGCAGTTTGTGACGCCCTCAAG AGGGAAGATCCAGATTTGGGAGATGAAGAGCTTTACCGCCATGCAAGGCTAGTGACTTCAGCTGTGATTGCTAAAGTTCATACCATTGATTGGACTGTGGAGCTCCTCAAAACCGACACCCTGCTTGCGGGGATGCGGATCAACTG GTATGGAATTCTGggaaagaaattcaaagacaCATTTGGGCACGTTGGAGGAGCCATCTTGGGAGGCTTTGTGGGCATGAAGAAGCCTGAAAATCATGGGGTCCCTTACTCATTGACCGAGGAATTCACCAGCGTTTACCGCATGCACGCGCTTCTACCAGATACCCTCAATCTCAGGGACATCGACGCGCAACCGGGACCCAATAAATCTCCTCCGTCGGCTGAGAA GGTGCCTATGGAAAATTTGGTTGGACACAAGGGAGAAAAGGCCTTATCAGCCATTGGATTTGAGAAGCGAATAGTTTCAATGGGTCACCAAGCTTGTGGGGCATTGGAGCTTTGGAATTATCCTCTCTGGCTAAGGGACCTTATTCCGCAAAATACGGACGGCACGGATAGGCCTGATCATGTGGACCTACCAGCTCTTGAAG TATACAGGGACAGGGAGAGAAAAGCTGCTAGGTACAATGAGTTCCGTAGGGCTCTGCTCTTAATTCCTATCTCCAAGTGGGAAGATCTGACGGAGGATAAGGAAGCGATTGAAGTGCTTAATGAAGTGTACGGTGACGATGTTGAAGAGCTTGACCTTCAAGTAGGCCTCATGgcagagaaaaagataaaggGTTTCGCTATCAGCGAGACCGCTTTTGTAATCTTCCTATTGATGGCGTCCAG GAGACTTGAAGCCGACAGGTTCTTCACAAGCAGTTTCAATGAGGAGACATACACGAAGAAAGGACTTGAGTGGGTGAACACCACGGAGAGCCTGAAGGATGTATTGCATCGTCATTATCCTGAAATTACAGAGAAATGGATGAACTCGACAAGTGCTTTCTCGGTCTGGGACTCACCTCCAAATTCTCACAATCCCATCCCTCTTTATCTTCGCGTTCCTCAGTGA
- the LOC102610137 gene encoding alpha-dioxygenase PIOX-like produces MDKLGILWHRLPVFVGLFYLGLRRHLHQEYNLFNVGKTPAGVRFNPGDYPYRTANGEYNDPFIEGASSEGTFFGRNVLPADKKHKLLKPDPVVVATKLLSRRSFIDTGKQFNTIAAAWIQFMIHDWIDHLRVELVAPREVAGKCPLSSFKFYKTKEVPTGFQEIKHGHLNVRTPWWDGSAIYGSNAERLHKLRTFKDGKLKIAKDGLLLHDQNGVAVTGDVRNTWAGLSTLQALFVKEHNAVCDALKKEYPDLGDEELYRHARLVTSAVIAKVHTIDWTVELLKTDTLLAGMRINWYGILGKKFKDTFGHVGGAILGGFVRMKKPENHGVPYSLTEEFTSVYRMHALLPDTLNLRDIDAQPGPNKSPPLAEKVPMENLVGHKGEKALSDIGFGKRIVSMGHQACGALELWNYPLWLRDLIPQNTYY; encoded by the exons ATGGATAAGCTGGGAATATTATGGCACCGGTTGCCCGTGtttgttggtttattttatctggGACTTCGGCGACACCTTCACCAGGAGTACAACTTGTTCAACGTCGGGAAAACCCCGGCAGGCGTTCGGTTTAATCCGGGCGATTATCCGTACCGGACCGCCAATGGCGAATATAACGATCCCTTCATTGAAGGTGCTAGCAGTGAAGGAACTTTCTTTGGCAGGAATGTTCTCCCTGCTGATAAAAAACACAAG CTACTGAAACCAGATCCAGTCGTAGTTGCCACAAAACTTCTATCACGAAGGAGTTTCATAGACACAGGAAAGCAATTCAATACGATAGCAGCTGCGTGGATTCAGTTTATGATACATGATTGGATTGATCATTTGAGA GTTGAGCTGGTGGCGCCCAGAGAAGTGGCAGGCAAATGCCCTCTTAGTTCTTTCAAATTCTACAAGACAAAGGAGGTTCCAACCGGCTTTCAGGAAATCAAACACGGGCATTTGAACGTTCGTACTCCTTGGTG GGATGGAAGTGCTATATATGGAAGCAACGCAGAGAGATTGCATAAATTGAGGACTTTCAAGGACGGGAAGCTGAAAATAGCAAAAGATGGGCTTCTTCTCCATGACCAAAACGGAGTTGCTGTAACAGGAGATGTTCGCAATACTTGGGCTGGTCTCTCAACATTACAGGCTCTTTTCGTTAAAGAGCACAATGCGGTTTGTGACGCCCTCAAG aagGAATATCCAGATTTGGGAGATGAAGAGCTTTACCGCCATGCAAGGCTAGTGACTTCAGCTGTGATTGCTAAAGTTCATACCATTGATTGGACTGTGGAGCTCCTCAAAACCGACACCCTGCTTGCAGGGATGCGTATCAACTG GTATGGAATTCTGggaaagaaattcaaagacaCATTTGGGCACGTTGGAGGAGCCATCTTGGGAGGCTTTGTACGCATGAAGAAGCCTGAAAATCATGGGGTCCCTTACTCATTGACCGAGGAATTCACCAGCGTTTACCGCATGCACGCGCTTCTACCAGATACCCTTAATCTCAGGGACATCGATGCTCAACCGGGACCCAATAAATCTCCTCCGTTGGCTGAGAA GGTGCCTATGGAAAATTTGGTTGGACACAAGGGAGAAAAGGCCTTATCAGACATTGGATTTGGGAAGCGAATAGTTTCAATGGGTCACCAAGCTTGTGGGGCATTGGAGCTTTGGAATTATCCTCTCTGGCTAAGGGACCTTATTCCGCAAAatacttattattag